tctctctctctctgtctctctctctctctctgtctctctctctctctctctctctctctctctctctctctgtctctctctctctctctctctctctctctgtctctctctctctctctgtctctctgtctctctctctctctatctctctctctcacagaggAGCTTCCTGGgcttcacctccttctccatcCGAGACATTCTCAGGTCCAAGGAGCCTCACACTTCCGCCGGCCTCAGGTGAACCCCTTCCTCCCGTCGGCCAGTCCGGAGGCCTCGGTCCGTCGTCATGGAGAcgttcctccctccctccagattCCCGTCCTTCTTTTCATCCGGCGACTGAACTCGTCACTTCAACGACAATGTCCCTATCAGTCTTATCTCGTGTCCGTGACGGCTGCTCACACCCGCCCACacgtcttctccttcctgtcttcGTCTCGCATCGTTTGTCTGTATTCCTAGAAAGAAATTGCCTGCGAACGAATCAATTCGTCTCCTCTAAAAACACTTATGTCCCAACTGAAGCATCCTGAAACCATGTTAAACTCCTTTCAACTCCCTCTGTATGTTCtctgtgcaaaaacaaactaaacgACGATTTGAAAGTGGATGAAATGGTCCGGTTCAGACTCACCTGTCACCCGATTGGACGTTGCTGGGATACCTGTAGccagaagaggaagtgagataGGTTAGTGGGGGTTTCTGTAGCTCCACCTccgcgagagagagcgagaagaaaaacacagtctCTTCCTGTTTTCAACTCACAACCTCTTCAGAGAGAGGCCGGCGACCGGAGGGGCGAGAGACACGGGCGGCGagcgggcgagagagagagagagagagagagagagagctgctgaaCAGGGGGCGTGTCATGTCGTGACCAGGTGTGTTCTACCTGTCTCAGGTTGAGGAGCGACAGGAGCTTTGTCCTCACTGGTTCACTTCTTCTTCCCGACCAGTTGATGATGATTTGgtctctttcagtttttctcctCACGGACTCTCGTGTCGGTCTTGTCTCAACGTGACTCTGACAGTTCTCTTGTTTCCTGTTGGCTCTGCTTCTCTTGGTTCAGGtacctttgtctttctgcagATCTGGTTCCTGGTTAGATTTTCTGATCCTTCTAGTCGCTTTACTTCTTATCTTGTTTCTCGTCAACACGTCTGCAGGTTTTCTTCCTCGTTCTTCTGGTGAATGTTTCTTTTCTAGCTGTTCTTTATCTGCTTGGTTTCGTCTCACTGGtcatcttgtgtctagttatctcttcttgtgtctagttatctcatcttgtgtctagttatctcatcttgtgtctagttatctcttcttgcctctagttatctcttcttctgtctAATTATCTCTTCTTgcctctagttatctcttcttgtgtctagttatctcatcttgtgtctagttatctcatcttgtgtctagttatctcttcttgtgtctagttatctcatcttgtgtctagttatctcttcttgtgtctagttatctcatcttacctctagttatctcatcttgtgtctagttatctcatcttgtgtctagttatctcttcttgtgtccaGTTATCTCATCTTacctctagttatctcttcttgtgtctagttatctcatcttgtgtctagttatctcttcttgtgtctaatTATCTCTTCTTgcctctagttatctcttcttgcgtctagttatctcatcttgtgtctagttatctcttcttacctctagttatctcttcttgtgtctagttatctcttcttacctctagttatctcttcttgtgtctagttatctcttcttacctctagttatctcttcttgcgtctagttatctcttcttgtgtctagttatctcttcttagttctagttatctcttcttagttctagttatctcttcttgtgtctagttatctcatcttgtgtctagttatctcatcttgtgtctagttatctcttcttgtgtccaGTTATCTCATCTTacctctagttatctcttcttgtgtctagttatctcatcttacctctagttatctcttcttgtgtctagttatctcatcttgtgtctagttatctcttcttgtgtctaatTATCTCTTCTTgcctctagttatctcttcttgcgtctagttatctcatcttgtgtctagttatctcttcttacctctagttatctcttcttgtgtctagttatctcttcttacctctagttatctcttcttgtgtctagttatctcttcttgcctctagttatctcttcttgtgtctagttatctcatcttgcctctagttatctcttcttacctctagttatctcttcttgtgtctagttatctcttcttacctctagttatctcttcttgtgtctagttatctcttcttagttctagttatctcttcttgtgtctagttatctcatcttgcctctagttatctcttcttgcgtctagttatctcttcttgtgtctagttatctcatcttgtgtctagttatctcatcttgtgtctagttatctcttcttgcctctagttatctcttcttgtgtctagttatctcatcttgcctctagttatctcttcttgcgcctagttatctcatcttgtgtctagttatctcttcttacctctagttatctcttcttgtgtctagttatctcatcttgcctctagttatctcttcttgtgtctagttatctcttcttgtgtctagttatctcttcttacctctagttatctcttcttgtgtctagttatctcttcttgcctctagttatctcatcttgtgtctagttatctcttcttacctctagttatctcttcttgtgtctagttatctcttcttagttctagttatctcttcttgtgtctagttatctcatcttgcctctagttatctcttcttgcgtctagttatctcttcttgtgtctagttatctcttcttgtgtctagttatctcatcttgtgtctagttatctcatcttgtgtctagttatctcttcttgcctctagttatctcttcttgtgtctagttatctcttcttgcctctagttatctcatcttgtgtctagttatctcatcttgtgtctagttatctcttcttacctctagttatctcttcttgtgtctagttatctcatcttgcctctagttatctcttcttgtgtctagttatctcttcttgtgtctagttatctcttcttacctctagttatctcttcttgtgtctagttatctcttcttgcctctagttatctcttcttgtgcctagttatctcatcttgcctctagttatctcttcttgcatctagttatctcatcttgtgtctagttatctcttcttacctctagttatctcttcttgtgtctagttatctcttcttgcgtctagttatctcttcttgcgtctagttatctcatcttgtgtctagttatctcttcttacctctagttatctcttcttgtgtctagttatctcttcttgcgtctagttatctcttcttacctctagttatctcttcttgtgtctagttatctcatcttgtgtctagttatctcatcttgcctctagttatctcttcttgcctctagttatctcttcttgtgtctagttatctcttcttgtgtctagtaatctcttcttgtgtctagttacctcatcttgtgtctagttatctcatctTGCCTCTAGtaatctcttcttgtgtctagttatctcttcttgtgtctagtaatctcttcttgtgtctagttatctcttcttgtgtctagtaatctcttcttgtgtctagttatctcttcttgtgtctagtaatctcttcttgtgtctagttatctcttcttgtgtctagtaatctcttcttgtgtctagttacctcatcttgtgtctagttatctcatcttgtgtctagtaatctcttcttgtgtctagttatctcttcttgtgtctagtaatctcttcttgtgtctagtaatctcttcttgtgtctagttatctcttcttgtgtctagtaatctcttcttgtgtctagttatctcatcttgtgtctagttatctcatcttgtgactagttatctcatcttgtgactagttatctcttcttgtgtctagttatttGTAGTTAGCACTGTCTTGcttgttattttctttgtttgtttcttatttCAGTCGGCGTTTGCTTCGTAGTTGTTTCTCTTGAACGAGCTACATAAGTTTGCCAACTACATATTAACCTTGTTATGAACTCATGTGATCTTTGACGTAGTCTGTGAGCTTTTGTCTGGAAGTCCTCTCCAGGCATCTCTTCCCGAGGTGGAGGACCAGGAGACAGTGAAGGTCCTCAACTTATTATCAATGAGCTAGTTAGTGACAGTTGTGTTTACGCTcatcttctgtctttgtttggtcCAAAGAGtcgtttttatttcattttaaagaggttgtgtgtttgaaagaaatGGGTTGTGACAATGTGTAAGTTTCTGAGCCGTGGAACTGAGCCGGGGGATGGCGAGGTagaggaggtcaaaggtcaagagaGCGTGTTAACGTTGTATTAGATTAACTAGTAACACCACATGATTCTAGGgacctcttccctctgtcccccTCAGGACGATGGACGGGCTGAACGAGGTCGGGGAGGTGAGCGTGTCCCGGCTGCAGATGGACGAGCAGAGCGACGACACATCGCCTCCTGAACACGAGGTACGGTCCCGTCAAGAGAGAGGGGAACTCTTTTGACAGGTACTTTCCCTCCACGTCGCCTCCTCTCATcgctcgtcctctctcctcctctcgtcttctcatcgctcgtcctctctcctcctctctcttcttctctcctcctctcgtcctctctcatcctctcatcctctctcatcctctcgtcctctcatcctctctcatcctctcgtcctctcatcctctcgtcctctctcatcctctcgtcctctctcctcctctcatcctctcatcctctcgtcctctctcatcctctcgtcctctcatcctctctcctcctctcgtcctctcctcctctcatcctctcgtcctctcgctCCAGCGTCCTGCTCTGTGCGACCGTCTCCACGGCTCCGTCCACGACAAGGAGAACAGTCCGACGATGAGAGCCGGTGAGACACGGACACGAGCAAACACAGTAACGTACTGTTTCTGTACCTCGGAGCatgttatatgtgtgtgtgtgtgtgtgtgtagtgctgTGTGCCCAGGTGTGTAAGGTGTACAGGTTCCTGACGGAGGACCAGCGATGGCTGCTCGTCAGGGAACAGTTGTCCGAGACGCCGCTCTCCTTCTCGTTACCCAAACAGCTGCTGAGAGCGCTCATACGGGAGCACGCCGacaggtacgtgtgtgtgtgagtgtgtgtgtgtgagactgtgtgtgtgtgtgtgtgtgagtgtgtgtgagtgtgtgtgtgagtgtgtgtgtgtgtgtgtgtgtgtgtgtgtgtgtgtgtgagtgtgtgtgtgtgtgtgtgtgtgtgtgtgtgtgtgtgtgtgtgtgagactgtgtgtctgagtgtgtgtgtgtgtgtgtgtgtgtgtgtgtgtgtgagtgtgtgtgtgtgagtgtgagtgtgtgtgtgtgcgtttatcaaagaggaaacaggaaaaaacaggGGAGGTGAACAAGGAAGTCAGAAAATATTTGCTGCCTCTCTAAACAAAAGCTTTGGCCCTAAATGAGGATGGAAGTATCTCGGTCCCGCCCACACACTTGTCCGACCAATCGTgagtctcagctgtcagtcatgacgtcaaataactaatgaaaaccaaactgatcagaaacatgaacacgtgaagaAACGTGTGTGATAAGAGCttatttaacgtctactttgTGGTCCGTGTCCCATCTGCTCAcgtggaggggggcggggcttatggcctatactgcagccagccaccggggggcgatACAGATGATTTGAcctcacttttgggagctgtcgtGTCGTCCTGTGACCTCTCGTATACAGACCAGGAAGTGTGGAAGTGTAAACTGTCGACCTCGCCTCAGTTTTTCgtttcgttctctctctctctctctctccgtcaggGTCCAGGAAGTGAACGGGCTCGGGGAGCTGTCGCCGCACTGGGACGGCCTCCGCCACGATGTCATCAACCACTGCAGCCACCTGATTGGCTGTTATCAGGACACGCTCGCCGAGCTCGACAGACTCTCAGGTGGGGTCGGCGATAAGggtctgagaaaaaaatggcaacatttCCCAGGGAATGATCGAGCTCTACCGAACGTCTTTCcagtttcctgttgttgttcttcttcttctatcccGCAGTGTCGTCCTGTTTCAAGTCGAGCGGCAGCAAGTCGGACCGACACCTCCAGTTCGTCCCGACCAACCTGCACACGCAGAGGATGGAGGTCACCGACCCGGACAGCTCGGGTACAGGCCGACGTCCCGCCGCTGCTTCTcgtttgtttcctctgtccgctcctcttttccctccgtGTCGCTCAGATGCCGTGAATCACACGTTGTTCTCCGGTTCTGCAGGCGTGTGGTATGAGGTCATCACGTTCGGTGCCCCGGCCGATCACCACCAGGCCTTCAGACACGGCGGGCTGAGGCGACTGCTCAACAAACACACCGGCCACAGCGACGGGTacagctcttcctcttcctcttcctcttcctctcgcctCCGTCGTTGCACGTCGTCAGTTAATCTCCGTTAATCTCCGCTCTCTCCGGATTAGCGACGCTGCACTTTGGGATTTAGCGCACGAGCGCCGCCGCATTTTCGTCGAATCACTTTGGCagctcagatgaaaaaaaataaagcgaGACGCTTCCTCAACTTACCTCTTTTAATGAGACTTAAATTTATGCATTGTTTAATCCTTTGCACTCTGCAACAGATACGAATTTTTCCTCACTGTGATGTCAGTTCTTCATCTCTTCGATCTGCACAACCTAAGATCAACGTTATGTAATTCagtaataataaatgattaaaaagcaCCGAATTGTCTtatagatgaataaaaaatacaaatactttttCTCATCATATTTAGTTAAAtagacacacaaaacatattgaGCCAGAAGATTTTCTAAATATAGAAACTTTTGTACATTGTACATATTcgaaatatgtaaaaaaaattgtcattgaGATGCGACCATTTTTCTCTTCTGCCGATATTAATAACACATCGAGGATTAAATGAACGTTCTCATCGACTCTGAGACGATCATCTTCCCCaaacaaaatagaaatattctatttcaaaatagaaaaaataacaaagtagTCGCAGTTAGTTTTGGAATGAATAGACCGTTTGAGCCCCGCTTGTATTTACTGTTAGGTTTTTTATAACCTTCAATAAAGcatcatatttaataaactTTTCCTGTGTTTAGTGTGTGAAAATCTGGATGTGTGAGCCATCAGGTCAATGTGGTGGAGTAAAGAGTGCAATATTTCTTTGAACTGTTATGAAGTAGTACTAAAAAGGAAGCATGAAGAGAATActcaagtacaagtacctcatGTTTGTAGTGGTCCGTGTCCCTCCAGCTCCGTCTCCTACTCCCAGGACGAGAGCTCCAGGGCCCGGGAGCTGCTGGCCAGCGTGGCCCAGCTGCAGCCTCTGGTCTTCGGCCTCGCAGAGGAGCTGCTCTCCGTCTCCCAGGAGCCGCACGCCGCCCGACTGCAGCAGGTGCTGGACGCCCTGACCCgacaggtgaggagggaaggggaggaaaaatAAACGCCGACGCCCGAGTGAGCGAGAAATCTAAACTCACCTTCCCCCAGACGGAGCAGTTTGTCCACGCGCTCAAAGACGAGCTGGTGAAGAGCGCCCTGCTGGCGATCCACGGCCAGTTCGCCGCCCCCTGCGGCGGCAGCCACGTCCACAGCAACGGGCTGCTCTGTGACAACTCGCCGGCGGGTCGGGAGGGACCGCCTTCGCTCGGCCAACGGGACGACGTCCGGCGTGACGCGGAGTACGACGAGGAGGCGTGGGCAAGTcggagtgtgtctgtgagctcGCTGCTGTTTTAAAGCGTTCTggttttttaagtgtgtgtgtgtgtgtgtgtttgtgtaggacAGGGCGTGGGCCAACGTCGCCATGAGCCTCAACTGCATCATCGCCATGGCGGACCGGCTGCGGGGGCGGGCGGACCGCCCTCAGGGGGGGACGTCCGGCGAGCAGCAGGAAGCCGCGGGCGACGCGGACGCTCGGGACGCCGGTGAGACTTTGGTTTGTGTCTCGGGCTGATGCAGAGACTGTGAAACAAAACACGTCCGTGCCGTATTTCTACTAAGCAATCCCTCCATTCTTGGATTAGTGATCCATCCATTTTGCAGATCATCGTGGCAGCGATTCCCCCGTGTCCCACTTCCAAAAATATGGAAGTAtcaaatacactgtaaaaacacttcaaaaaaaacgCATATTAAACTGAAACATTAACGGCTGCGAGGAAGTGAATTGTTTTTCAATCTAAAATGAGTAAAAGTGGCCAAAAGTATTCAGGATCAAAATATTATTACGATATCTTTAGAAAGTTTGAATCTgtcacgttgttgttgttgtataaaTGGTTTATCTTAACAAGAGACAGAAGTGGTCGGCCCCCTGGTGTCAGATGAGGAAACTGCAGCTCAGAAAGTGAAGTGATGAActtgtctgtctcctccagcctctccctcctcctcctcctccccctcctggcaggagcagctgctccctctggtggtcacCCTCAGGGACTGCGTGCGCGAGGCTGTGGCGAAGGCGCGAGCCGCCATGACCTTCGTGGTGCTGCGCGGCGCCGTGGCCCCCACGGTCGACCAGGGCCCTGCGCAGGTCGTCCAGCGGCGCCACGCCGTCTTCAGCCAGGCGGTGAGAGGAACGTAGGCACAGGATTACGCACAAGTACAACATCTACTGCACAGATTTCCtgttgactctctctctctctctcgttcagCTGTCGGCGCTCGTGTGTGGCTTCATGTTGAAGTTGTACGGAGGTCTGGAGGATCCCgacttcctgcagcagcttcactcTGTCGGAGTCCTGGCTCAGTTTGAGAGCCTGCTCAGCACCtacggtacacacacacacacacacacacacatagcacgCTGCATGTGGACGTACAgtacacggtgtgtgtgtgtgtgtgtgtgtgtgtcaggtgacGAGGTGGGGATGCTGGAGGACATGGAGGTGGGCGTGGCCGACTTGAGCCAAGTGGCATTCACCGTCACGGAGGCTAAGACGGAAGAAACGGACGACCTGCTGCCGACGCTCAGCGGAACGTGGTgaggaagaacacacacacacacacacaaacacacacacacacacacacacacacacacacacgcgagaaATATTTTTGATCGTAACCTCATCGCAGGAAATTCCGtgctttgcgtttggtgtgaacgcagcgtgacagagtgtgtgtgtgtgtgtgtgtgtgtgtccgtctcgGACCAGGGGCAGTTTTGTGGTCGAGGTCCCGCTGACGCCGGAGACGTTCGCGCTGTTGCCACGGGAGCTGAGAGAGGGGCGTCCGATACGAGTCCACCCGGTGCTCTTCAACATCGGGATCAACCAGCAGCAGAGTCTGGccgagaggtgtgtgtgtgtgtgtgtgtgtgtgtgtcttccaaCGCCTCGTCTGACGTGTtcgtgtccgtgtgtttgttcGCAGGTTTGGCGACAGCTCGCCGCAGGAGCGAGTGAACCATCAGAGCTGCGAGCGCCTCAGAGTTTACTGCCGCGCGCTGGGAGAGCGGCGGCCTGACGCGGGTACGACTCTGTCCGTCTGTCGTGTCGCTCAACGGTGACGCACAACTTCCTGTGTCTCTTCCCTCGCGCTGCGGGAGCAGAGGGgcccacacacacttcaccgacgtctctctctctccacagctgGTGTCCAGTCGCTGTCCGACCTGCTGACGTCTCTGGAGCGGAGCGTCGACgccaggaagaggaagaacgtGGAGGTGCTGTGGATCGCCGCTACGGTGAGAGAGCGGTTCTAATCAAATCTGaaaacacaccatcatctatcgACACCGAGACCGGTGAATGCAAATAAATGATCGAATATACAAAGGTGAATTTTCTGGATGGGGATTATtactgattgaaaaaaatgctgttatAACATTTCggaataaaatcaaacaaaatcgacaaatatatttttcaaaatgtccgaACGTGGGAGGTGGAAATGTTGTGcagaaagtcaaaatgtctaGAATCAAGTCAAAGGGAATTAAGGGGAATAAACTGGATTGTGACAATGTTGGAGTGTCAGCGATTAAGTCAGAATATGAGATGTGAGGTAAGATTTCATTGGTCCTAGTGGCTcctggacgtgtgtgtgtgtgtgtgtgtgtgtgcaggtgtgtcgCCAGGTGAGCGGCGTTCGCCTGACGAGCTGTAAGAGCGCGAAGGACCGCACGGCGATGTCGGTGACGCTGGAGCAGTGTGTGTTACTGAGGGAGCGACACTCACTCGGCCAACAACACTTCAGCTCAGCACTGGACTGcatgaggaggtgtgtgtgtgtgtgtgtgtgtgcacattatccacttcccttttcttttccgtACATTCTACGTTCCTCTACTTGTTTCTTTCCG
This region of Scophthalmus maximus strain ysfricsl-2021 chromosome 12, ASM2237912v1, whole genome shotgun sequence genomic DNA includes:
- the LOC118283636 gene encoding type II inositol 3,4-bisphosphate 4-phosphatase-like isoform X11, encoding MDGLNEVGEVSVSRLQMDEQSDDTSPPEHERPALCDRLHGSVHDKENSPTMRAVLCAQVCKVYRFLTEDQRWLLVREQLSETPLSFSLPKQLLRALIREHADRVQEVNGLGELSPHWDGLRHDVINHCSHLIGCYQDTLAELDRLSVSSCFKSSGSKSDRHLQFVPTNLHTQRMEVTDPDSSGVWYEVITFGAPADHHQAFRHGGLRRLLNKHTGHSDGSVSYSQDESSRARELLASVAQLQPLVFGLAEELLSVSQEPHAARLQQVLDALTRQTEQFVHALKDELVKSALLAIHGQFAAPCGGSHVHSNGLLCDNSPAGREGPPSLGQRDDVRRDAEYDEEAWDRAWANVAMSLNCIIAMADRLRGRADRPQGGTSGEQQEAAGDADARDAASPSSSSSPSWQEQLLPLVVTLRDCVREAVAKARAAMTFVVLRGAVAPTVDQGPAQVVQRRHAVFSQALSALVCGFMLKLYGGLEDPDFLQQLHSVGVLAQFESLLSTYGDEVGMLEDMEVGVADLSQVAFTVTEAKTEETDDLLPTLSGTWGSFVVEVPLTPETFALLPRELREGRPIRVHPVLFNIGINQQQSLAERFGDSSPQERVNHQSCERLRVYCRALGERRPDAAGVQSLSDLLTSLERSVDARKRKNVEVLWIAATVCRQVSGVRLTSCKSAKDRTAMSVTLEQCVLLRERHSLGQQHFSSALDCMRRSHLSWGQLLGCYAQSGLTVSGSDPGERPPGAGAPEAPGRHLYPVVILLVTSHLLVLWLILSLVILLARCE